From the Daucus carota subsp. sativus chromosome 8, DH1 v3.0, whole genome shotgun sequence genome, one window contains:
- the LOC108198346 gene encoding histidine-containing phosphotransfer protein 2-like codes for MDNGRLAPPTTNDVLERLRSLEYQGLLDNLLRYYYELKTEDDPCYFVNIIQVFLQDVPKTIDSMREILYQDFVNFARLKDLIVKVKGSANWIGALKMSQASSNLLHQFEIASKSGCMSALTEVKVVFDELRTHLDSLIQLELEVFAK; via the exons ATGGACAATGGTAGGCTTGCGCCACCCACCACAAATGATGTTTTGGAGCGCCTTAGATCGTTGGAATACCAG GGCTTGCTTGATAATCTGTTGCGCTATTATTATGAGCTGAAGACCGAAGATGACCCGTGTTACTTTGTAAACATCATTCAAGTCTTTTTGCAAGATGTGCCAAAGACTATTGATAGCATGAGAGAGATCTT GTACCAAGATTTTGTAAATTTTGCTAGATTGAAAGACCTCATCGTGAAGGTTAAAGGATCCGCTAATTG GATAGGTGCTTTGAAGATGAGTCAAGCTTCAAGCAATCTTCTTCATCAATTTGAGATAGCATCCAAATCAGG ATGCATGAGTGCCTTAACTGAAGTAAAGGTTGTGTTTGATGAGCTACGCACACATTTGGACTCTCTTATACAG CTAGAACTGGAAGTGTTTGCCAAGTAA